The genomic interval AGCTGGTTTCCATTCTCGTCATCGTCTACACCCTGGTTTTTCAGGGCAAGGTGATCTTAATGCTTGGGGTATTTATCCTGCTGGAAGGCCTTGTTTATGGCTTTGGCATCTGGTGGGTCTCCTATCTCTACCTCTGGCCGGCTCTGGCAGGGCTCACGTGGCTTTGCCGAAAGATGCAGAGCAGCCTGGGCTGGGCGATTCTGGCCGCGGCCTATGGCCTTAGCTTCGGAGCGCTTTGCGCCATCCCCTATCTATTGACGGGCGGATGGGCGGCAGGGCTTTCCTATTGGGTTTCGGGAATTCCCTTTGATCTGGCGCACTGCGGGGGCAATTTTGTGGCCGCGCTGGCGCTCTACCGGCCGCTGCGCGGGGCGCTGACCCGGCTGCAAACGGCCCTGATTGCATAAAAAAAGAGGAGAGATTTTCTCCTCTTTTTATTTTCCGGCAAATCGCTGGGAAACCAAATGTTTGCTATTTTTCCAGCAGAATCATCTGCTGTTTATAGACGTCGCCCGAGCCCAGCGTCACGACGATATCGCCGCTCTGCCAGTTTTTCAGGAGATATTCCTTGATATCCTGGAAAGTGGGCAGATAGAGCGCGTTGTGCGAATGCGCGTTGATCTCATCCACCAGATCCGTGGCGTGAATATCGCCTGTATCGATATCCCGGCCGGGATACAGGTTCGGCACCATGACGACGTCTGCCTTCTCAAAGGCCAAGCCGTATTTTTTGCGCAGTGTCCGGGCGCGGGTGAAGGAATTGCACTGGAAGAGCACATAGAGCTTTTTATGCGGATAGTTGCTGGCGGCATCCAGGCAAGCCTTGATTTCGGTGGGGTGATGCGCGTAGTCGTGGAAAATTTTGACGCCGTCCCGCTCGCCCACCAGCTCGAAGCGCCGCCCGGCCAGATGATAGTGCAGCAGCGCCTTTGCGCTTTCCTCAAAGGAAATGCCCATGGCCTCATAGGCGACGACGCAGGCCGCCAGTGCGTTCTGGACGTTATGCAGGCCGGGGACATGCAGTACGATATGCCCAAGCGCTTTTCCTTCTTTTATAATATCGAATTCCGGGTTGCCCAGCTCGTCGTATTCGACGTTCGCAGCATTATACTGCCCGTTGCCCTGGATGCTGTATGTGATGACATTGCAGTTCACGCGGGAAAGGGCTTTCTGCGTGTTTTCGTCGTCGGGGTTGGCAAACAGCACGCCGTTTTTGGGCAGCAGGGAGACGAACTGCACGAACGTATCGATAATTTCATCGATATCCCGGTAGCAGTCCAGGTGGTCGTCGTCGATATTGTTGATGACGATATGCGAGGGATGCAGCGTCAGGAAACTGCGGACGTATTCGCAGGCCTCTGTGATGAAGCAATCCTCTTTGCCCAGCCGCACGCCGCCTGATAGGAAATCTACCATGCCGCCGACGTGGACCGTCGGGTCGATATGCGCGTCGTTGCTGATGAGGGCCAGCATAGAAGTGATGGTGGTCTTGCCGTGGCAGCCCGCAATGCAGATGGATTTTTGATAGCTGCGGCTGACCTGCCCCAGCAGAACCGAGCGCTCCAGCATGGGAATGCCGTGCTCCTTGGCATAGGTGAATTCCACATTGCTGGGCTTAATCGCGGCAGAATAGATGACCAGCGCCGCGCCCTGCACATACGCGGCGTCGTGCCCAATCTGCACGGGGATATTCTGCTCCCGCAGCGTCTGCATAAAAGGAGAATCGTTAAGATCCGAGCCGCTCACCTGATACCCAAGATTATTCAGGATCTGCGCCAGGCCGCTCATCGAGCATCCGCCAACGCCGATAAAGTGAATTCTTCCTTCTTTATAATCCTCAAAGCTAACCATGATATTGTGTTCCTTTCCCTGACATACTTGTCGCGTTTGCTTCCAACATAGGCGTGAATCTTTCATTATTATACTAAATCTCTGGCAGGAGAACAACAATATCTTGAAAAATCGATAGAGATGCTGGATCTCCCGCGAAACGCATGGTATAATACGAATAATAAAGTAAAAATATTTATGAACATTCGGAACGAGGGAGAAAAAATGGAGCCAGCCACCAGAAAAGAAAGATTGTGCGTGCTCAGCGCGTATTTGACAGCGAACCCAAACCAGCTTTACCCATTGTCATATTTTTCTGAACTTTTCGGGGCGGCGAAATCGACTTTATCCGAAGATATTTCCATCATGCGCTCCGCTTTTTCCCGCAGAGGGATAGGCGAGATCGAGGTGATGATGGGAGCCAGCGGCGGCGTCCGCTTTTTGCCCGCCATGCCGGCAGAGGAGATGCGGCGCGCGCTAGCCGAGATCGCGCAGAAGCTGGAAAGCCCAGCCC from Christensenellaceae bacterium 44-20 carries:
- the murC gene encoding UDP-N-acetylmuramate--L-alanine ligase, producing the protein MVSFEDYKEGRIHFIGVGGCSMSGLAQILNNLGYQVSGSDLNDSPFMQTLREQNIPVQIGHDAAYVQGAALVIYSAAIKPSNVEFTYAKEHGIPMLERSVLLGQVSRSYQKSICIAGCHGKTTITSMLALISNDAHIDPTVHVGGMVDFLSGGVRLGKEDCFITEACEYVRSFLTLHPSHIVINNIDDDHLDCYRDIDEIIDTFVQFVSLLPKNGVLFANPDDENTQKALSRVNCNVITYSIQGNGQYNAANVEYDELGNPEFDIIKEGKALGHIVLHVPGLHNVQNALAACVVAYEAMGISFEESAKALLHYHLAGRRFELVGERDGVKIFHDYAHHPTEIKACLDAASNYPHKKLYVLFQCNSFTRARTLRKKYGLAFEKADVVMVPNLYPGRDIDTGDIHATDLVDEINAHSHNALYLPTFQDIKEYLLKNWQSGDIVVTLGSGDVYKQQMILLEK